A portion of the Halobacillus ihumii genome contains these proteins:
- a CDS encoding aldo/keto reductase, with translation MAHHTQLGKSDIKVNPIGLGTNAVGGHNLYPDLDEEAGKNVVRTAIEHGINFLDTAFIYGPERSEELTGQVVKEHGKREDVVLATKGAHQFKGEDVVFNNTPDFLREAVDSSLERLQTDYIDLFYIHFPDEDTPKDEAVGALKELKDAGKIRSIGVSNFTLDQLQEANKDGYVDVIQSEYNLFKREAERELLPYTAANNITFVPYFPLASGLLAGKYDQNTTFDDIRAENPLFQGEDFRRNLEKVEQVREIAESKGEEVAHIVLAWYLTRDSIDAIIPGAKRENQVIDNLKTLDVQLTDHEITQIDKIFS, from the coding sequence ATGGCGCACCATACTCAATTAGGAAAATCAGATATAAAAGTGAACCCGATTGGACTTGGAACCAATGCAGTCGGGGGGCACAATCTGTATCCGGATTTAGATGAAGAAGCTGGGAAGAATGTCGTTCGAACAGCTATTGAGCACGGAATCAATTTTTTAGATACAGCATTTATTTATGGTCCTGAACGTTCGGAAGAGCTGACAGGGCAAGTCGTGAAAGAACACGGAAAGCGGGAAGATGTTGTCCTCGCAACCAAGGGCGCACATCAATTTAAAGGGGAAGATGTTGTATTTAATAACACTCCCGACTTTTTAAGAGAAGCAGTGGACTCAAGTCTGGAACGGCTGCAAACTGATTATATAGATTTATTCTATATTCATTTTCCTGATGAAGATACGCCTAAAGACGAAGCTGTCGGGGCATTGAAAGAACTAAAAGATGCTGGTAAAATTCGCTCGATCGGAGTTTCAAATTTCACACTGGATCAACTGCAAGAAGCGAATAAAGACGGTTACGTTGATGTGATCCAATCAGAGTATAACTTGTTTAAGCGTGAAGCTGAACGTGAGTTACTGCCTTATACTGCTGCCAACAACATCACGTTCGTTCCTTATTTCCCATTAGCATCAGGGCTGCTTGCAGGTAAATATGATCAAAACACTACATTTGATGACATTAGGGCTGAAAATCCACTGTTCCAGGGTGAAGATTTCCGCCGTAATCTGGAAAAAGTAGAGCAAGTACGCGAAATTGCCGAGTCAAAAGGTGAAGAAGTCGCTCATATTGTACTGGCCTGGTATTTAACACGTGATTCCATCGATGCGATTATTCCTGGGGCAAAAAGAGAAAATCAGGTCATCGACAACTTAAAGACATTGGATGTGCAGTTGACAGACCACGAGATCACTCAAATCGACAAGATTTTTTCATAA
- a CDS encoding IucA/IucC family protein — translation MLYAEQIKEVLDKDRWKHVNKQLIAKMMAEYMYEDMIQPEALAESELTAYKLVVNDRKIYQFLARKRYFDSFDVRIDSVEIEEDGNRKEAVSAVEFLLDIQPLIGMSPETAGHLIKELNHTLLADVHISKDSSLSSDELIHEDYAWLEGRMTGHPWITYNKGRIGFGYDDYLAYAPEQQQQVNLLWIGVHHNRASFQTVQGYNYQSLIHHELTTEEKEMFRSKLETYNVDPDHYYLMPVHEWQWKNSIIQQFAEDLAYGYIIPLGKGKDDYLPQQSVRTFVNQSNEKKHHVKLPMSILNTLVYRGLPSERTLIAPKITEFIKGIYEQDSFLKEECRVVLPGEVASINVDHRYYDQLKQAPYQYHEMLGVIFRESIYSYLEEDEQAITLAALIHEDAEGKPYIQSLIEHSGLTSEKWIEDLFQVVMDPLLHFLYQYGTVFSPHGQNTILVLKDCKPHRLAVKDFVDDVNISDQPFEELRVLTDELKQVLRSEPPEGLTQFIFTGLFICHLRYLAAILDNHQLVAETEFWEKLAHTIHRYQKKFPHLESRFQLFDFFKPEFTKLCLNRNRMVDYGYGDGEDRPHASEYGKVTNALAHYSLEV, via the coding sequence ATGTTATATGCCGAGCAAATAAAAGAGGTATTGGACAAAGACCGCTGGAAGCATGTCAATAAACAGTTGATCGCGAAAATGATGGCGGAATATATGTACGAAGATATGATTCAGCCTGAGGCTTTGGCTGAAAGTGAGCTTACTGCCTATAAACTGGTTGTAAACGATCGTAAAATCTATCAATTTCTTGCCCGAAAGCGGTACTTTGACAGTTTTGATGTAAGGATAGATTCTGTTGAGATTGAGGAAGATGGAAACAGGAAAGAAGCAGTAAGTGCAGTTGAATTTCTTCTCGATATTCAGCCGTTAATCGGCATGTCACCTGAAACAGCCGGCCATTTAATCAAGGAATTGAATCATACCTTGCTGGCTGATGTTCACATTTCAAAGGACAGTTCTTTAAGTTCAGATGAGTTAATTCATGAAGATTATGCCTGGCTTGAGGGGAGGATGACGGGCCATCCTTGGATTACTTATAATAAAGGGAGAATCGGGTTTGGCTACGATGACTACTTGGCTTATGCCCCTGAACAACAGCAGCAAGTTAACTTGCTTTGGATCGGTGTTCATCACAATAGAGCAAGCTTTCAAACTGTACAGGGTTATAACTATCAATCTTTAATACATCATGAACTAACGACTGAAGAAAAAGAGATGTTTCGGAGCAAACTGGAAACGTACAATGTTGATCCTGATCATTATTATTTGATGCCCGTCCATGAATGGCAGTGGAAGAACAGTATTATACAACAGTTCGCTGAAGACTTGGCTTATGGTTATATAATTCCTCTAGGCAAGGGAAAAGATGACTATTTACCGCAGCAATCAGTCCGGACATTTGTTAATCAATCAAATGAAAAGAAACATCATGTTAAGCTGCCGATGAGCATTTTAAATACGCTCGTATATAGAGGACTTCCCTCTGAACGAACGTTAATTGCACCTAAAATCACAGAATTTATTAAAGGGATTTACGAGCAGGACTCGTTTTTAAAAGAGGAGTGCCGGGTAGTTCTTCCAGGTGAAGTGGCAAGCATAAACGTTGATCACCGGTATTATGATCAGCTCAAACAAGCTCCTTATCAATATCATGAAATGCTTGGGGTCATTTTCAGAGAAAGTATTTATTCGTATCTTGAAGAGGATGAACAAGCCATCACATTAGCTGCTCTGATACATGAGGATGCTGAGGGTAAACCTTATATTCAAAGCTTGATCGAGCACTCTGGTCTAACTTCGGAAAAATGGATAGAAGATCTGTTTCAAGTTGTTATGGACCCGCTGCTTCATTTTCTGTATCAATATGGAACAGTTTTTTCACCACACGGGCAAAATACAATTCTTGTCTTGAAAGATTGCAAACCTCATCGTCTAGCTGTGAAGGACTTTGTTGATGATGTTAATATTAGTGATCAGCCTTTTGAAGAGTTACGTGTATTGACTGATGAGTTGAAACAGGTATTGAGGAGTGAACCGCCGGAAGGGTTAACGCAGTTCATATTTACTGGGCTATTTATCTGCCATCTGCGATATTTGGCCGCCATATTGGATAACCATCAGTTAGTAGCTGAAACGGAATTTTGGGAGAAACTAGCTCACACCATACATCGTTACCAAAAGAAATTCCCCCATTTAGAATCCCGATTTCAGTTGTTTGATTTCTTTAAACCCGAATTTACCAAGCTTTGTTTAAATCGTAACCGAATGGTAGATTATGGATACGGAGACGGTGAGGACCGCCCGCATGCCTCAGAATATGGAAAAGTGACAAACGCACTAGCTCACTATTCACTAGAAGTTTGA
- a CDS encoding lysine N(6)-hydroxylase/L-ornithine N(5)-oxygenase family protein, producing the protein MHEQDQEFIYDLIGVGLGPFNLGLAALLDEVDDIGGMFLDKKPEFDWHPGMMIEGTTLQVPFFADLVSLANVQSDYSFLNYLQQHGRLYHFYFLEKFHISRKEYNHYCKWVSKQLENCHFNRDVQAVHELQLENGEKVYEVHVEDLDQKTNTRILTRNLVVGIGSVPSIPSNLKEHTGETIFHTSEYLEQKKAVSDADSITVVGSGQSAAEVFLDLLKTRGEDAEIHWYTRSKGFFPMEYSKLGLEYFSPDYTKFFYQLPQHKKDDLLQEQNLLYKGISMETISDIYDCLYEGTVGGAQTLNVHLQAMSEITSIEKAQTNWNLHGRQLINGVTFENESDVIILGTGYKTEVPKFLAPLNHLIEWDEQGRYKVGEDYNIINQGNKIFVQNAEMHSHGVGAPDLGLGAYRNSVIINRIAGREVFPLQKQYVFQTFGTLNQSEKEGSVCYMPSK; encoded by the coding sequence ATTCATGAACAAGATCAGGAGTTTATTTACGACTTAATAGGAGTTGGGCTTGGTCCATTTAATTTGGGCCTAGCCGCATTACTAGATGAGGTAGACGATATCGGTGGAATGTTTCTTGACAAAAAGCCAGAGTTTGACTGGCATCCTGGAATGATGATTGAAGGCACAACACTGCAAGTTCCTTTTTTCGCTGATTTAGTAAGTTTAGCAAATGTGCAGAGTGATTATAGCTTTTTGAACTATTTGCAGCAGCATGGGCGATTGTATCACTTCTATTTTTTAGAGAAATTTCATATTTCACGAAAAGAATACAACCACTATTGCAAGTGGGTGTCTAAGCAGCTTGAGAATTGCCATTTTAATAGGGATGTACAGGCTGTGCATGAACTTCAGTTGGAGAACGGAGAAAAAGTGTATGAGGTACATGTCGAGGACCTTGACCAAAAAACAAATACTCGAATTTTGACGAGAAATTTAGTAGTTGGGATCGGGTCTGTACCTTCAATTCCGTCAAATCTGAAGGAGCATACAGGGGAAACGATTTTCCATACGTCAGAATACTTAGAGCAAAAGAAAGCCGTATCAGATGCTGATTCGATTACAGTAGTTGGATCTGGCCAAAGTGCGGCAGAAGTATTTCTCGACTTGTTAAAAACTAGAGGAGAAGATGCGGAAATCCATTGGTACACACGCTCAAAGGGCTTTTTCCCGATGGAATATTCGAAACTTGGATTAGAGTATTTTTCTCCAGATTATACAAAATTCTTTTATCAATTGCCTCAGCATAAGAAAGATGACTTATTACAGGAACAAAACCTGCTGTACAAAGGAATTAGTATGGAAACAATCTCGGATATATATGATTGTTTATATGAAGGGACAGTTGGAGGCGCTCAAACGTTGAACGTGCATTTACAAGCGATGTCTGAAATTACGTCGATTGAAAAGGCACAAACAAATTGGAATCTGCACGGCCGTCAGTTAATTAATGGTGTAACATTTGAAAATGAAAGTGATGTGATTATCCTTGGAACAGGATATAAAACTGAAGTACCGAAGTTTCTAGCCCCCCTTAATCATTTAATAGAATGGGATGAACAGGGCAGGTACAAAGTTGGAGAAGACTATAACATTATTAATCAAGGTAACAAGATATTTGTCCAGAATGCGGAAATGCACTCACATGGTGTAGGAGCCCCTGACCTCGGGTTGGGAGCTTATAGAAACTCAGTCATTATTAACAGGATCGCCGGAAGAGAAGTATTTCCTTTACAGAAGCAATATGTATTCCAAACTTTTGGAACTTTAAATCAGTCAGAGAAAGAAGGGTCCGTATGTTATATGCCGAGCAAATAA
- a CDS encoding GNAT family N-acetyltransferase, translating into MEYKVYDEAVSQTISFRPFELEKDFPMIMKWMHQDHVIPFWQLNISEENLLKHMEKAVSDQHQKLYIGLLDGVPMSYWECYWVKGDVVENSYKTEPYDQGIHLLIGETSYLGKGLSQHLLRAMLEFQFTYQDTQKVVAEPDCRNEKMIHVFEKCGFRKVEPIQLPDKKAMLMFCEREVFEKRWSSVYS; encoded by the coding sequence ATGGAATATAAGGTTTATGATGAGGCGGTCAGTCAAACTATTTCATTTAGACCCTTTGAGCTTGAGAAGGATTTCCCGATGATCATGAAATGGATGCACCAGGATCATGTGATTCCGTTCTGGCAATTAAATATCTCTGAAGAAAATTTGCTGAAGCACATGGAAAAAGCCGTTTCCGATCAGCATCAGAAGTTATACATCGGATTGTTGGATGGCGTGCCGATGAGCTACTGGGAATGCTATTGGGTCAAAGGGGATGTCGTGGAAAATAGCTATAAGACAGAACCTTACGATCAAGGCATACATTTGTTGATCGGGGAAACCAGTTATCTTGGTAAAGGATTATCACAGCATTTACTGAGAGCTATGCTGGAGTTCCAATTTACATATCAAGATACTCAAAAAGTGGTTGCTGAACCTGATTGTAGAAACGAGAAAATGATTCATGTATTTGAAAAGTGTGGGTTTAGAAAAGTAGAACCTATCCAGTTACCTGATAAGAAGGCAATGCTCATGTTCTGTGAGCGGGAAGTTTTTGAAAAGAGGTGGTCAAGTGTCTATTCATGA
- a CDS encoding IucA/IucC family protein — MNDIKQIAEQVTMQSFANCYLRETGHYKLRSSSGFPQVKTEEEQVIVCKLPHQNLTLFFPVRYWSLTGRHQFTYPFYLQPGGDGTVITLDYISLVSLITKELSLHHGQGNTQDELMLRVILSCQNLSKYIENREQDSVRLVQDDFDFIEAEQSLLLGHLLHPTPKSKQGISDKEDKLYSPEMKGEFQLHYFKARQDYIIQDSSLQHSAGQQIINQLQNDPEISQEKIEQILNEQSGFVLLPVHPLQAQAMLEDQEVKVLLKKGLLDYLGPLGSPYSATSSFRTVYRKDSEYMYKFSIPIKITNSLRVNQQKELDRGVEISRLLETEVGSRLYEEFPGFEIIQDPAYLKLQLPNSDSSYDVVLRGNPFYEGSRQVTLVAGLCQDHAYSEQSRLQVLIEKIAASENRKVDEVSLDWFDRYLSLTLEPLLWLYRKYGIVLEAHQQNSIVKLQDGYPVQFYYRDNQGYYYSESKAEYLRKILPDLNKKSDTICADDIAVERFRYYFFLNHLFGLINSFGMKGLISEEPLIELLHERLKQHEDENSESSALLNSLLYDAQLPCKANLLTRFYDMDELIGSLANQSVYTLVENPLYRKVESVHGI, encoded by the coding sequence ATGAATGATATCAAACAGATTGCCGAGCAGGTTACCATGCAAAGCTTCGCGAATTGTTATTTGCGTGAAACTGGGCATTACAAACTAAGAAGCAGCAGCGGATTTCCACAGGTGAAGACAGAAGAAGAGCAAGTCATCGTATGTAAATTACCCCATCAAAACTTGACACTTTTTTTTCCTGTTCGTTATTGGTCACTGACCGGCCGCCACCAATTTACCTATCCATTTTATTTGCAGCCAGGAGGAGATGGGACGGTTATCACTCTTGATTATATTTCATTAGTCTCGTTAATTACGAAGGAGCTATCTTTACATCACGGTCAAGGAAATACGCAGGATGAACTGATGCTTCGAGTCATCTTGAGCTGTCAAAACTTAAGCAAATATATTGAAAATCGCGAACAAGATTCGGTGCGTTTAGTTCAAGATGATTTTGATTTTATCGAAGCGGAACAATCTTTATTATTAGGACACTTGCTGCACCCTACTCCTAAAAGTAAACAAGGGATATCGGATAAGGAAGACAAACTTTACTCACCTGAAATGAAAGGCGAATTTCAGCTTCATTACTTTAAAGCAAGGCAAGATTATATTATTCAGGACAGTTCATTGCAGCATTCAGCAGGACAACAGATTATTAACCAGCTTCAAAACGATCCAGAGATATCACAGGAGAAAATCGAGCAAATCCTGAATGAACAAAGCGGTTTTGTTCTATTGCCTGTACATCCCCTGCAAGCCCAAGCAATGCTTGAAGATCAGGAAGTTAAAGTGTTACTCAAGAAAGGTCTGCTCGACTATCTAGGCCCATTAGGTTCACCATATTCAGCAACGTCATCATTCCGTACGGTTTATAGAAAAGATTCTGAGTACATGTACAAGTTTTCGATTCCGATAAAAATTACAAATTCATTACGTGTCAACCAGCAAAAAGAGTTGGACAGAGGTGTTGAGATCTCCAGACTGCTGGAAACGGAAGTAGGAAGCCGTTTGTATGAAGAATTTCCGGGATTTGAGATTATTCAAGACCCAGCTTACCTTAAACTGCAATTGCCTAATTCTGATTCTAGTTATGATGTAGTTTTACGGGGCAATCCCTTTTACGAAGGCAGTCGTCAGGTTACGTTAGTGGCGGGTTTATGTCAGGATCATGCTTACAGTGAACAATCACGATTACAAGTACTCATCGAAAAAATAGCTGCGAGCGAAAACAGGAAGGTAGATGAGGTGAGCCTTGATTGGTTTGATCGATATCTGTCCTTAACCTTGGAGCCTCTCCTTTGGTTATACAGGAAATATGGCATCGTGTTGGAAGCCCATCAGCAAAATTCGATAGTTAAGTTACAAGATGGATACCCTGTTCAATTTTATTATCGTGATAACCAAGGATACTATTACAGCGAATCCAAAGCCGAATATTTAAGAAAGATTCTGCCAGACTTGAACAAAAAAAGTGATACGATTTGTGCTGATGACATTGCGGTTGAACGGTTCAGATATTACTTCTTCCTCAATCACTTGTTTGGATTAATCAATAGTTTTGGAATGAAAGGGTTAATCTCAGAGGAACCGTTGATAGAACTTTTACACGAACGATTAAAGCAGCATGAAGACGAGAACTCAGAATCTTCAGCGCTGCTAAATTCGCTTTTATATGATGCCCAGTTGCCTTGTAAAGCTAATCTATTAACACGATTTTACGATATGGACGAGCTCATAGGTTCATTAGCAAATCAATCCGTCTATACGCTCGTGGAGAATCCTCTTTACAGAAAGGTGGAGAGTGTACATGGAATATAA
- a CDS encoding pyridoxal phosphate-dependent decarboxylase family protein, translating into MHSLQEVRSDNTSYKTFDDLFFHQGAKGLKAYEEVVQHVSAKLTDVFSGFDHPYMGGKPDNVQQAISKITMSTRQGETISNLLETIDAPFLKNNLHISHEKSVAHLHCPPLLSGIAAEMIISSLNQSMDSWDQSTAATYVEREMIAWLTQRFGLAETSDGIFSSGGSQSNYMGLLLARDSFCEKHWGCRVQQEGLPAAFKKMKILCSEDAHFTVQKSASQLGLGAESVITIKTDHNHRVSIYDLQEKLETLRKEGALPFALVGTCGTTDFGSIDPLEKLAEIADANGLWFHADAAFGGALILSRTHAHKLNGIQFADSITVDFHKLFYQPISCGAFLVNDGRSFKHTNYHADYLNPEADEEEGIVNLVNKSVVTTRRFDAFKLFVSLRTVGTDRFCDMIDHTFVVANQSAQLIEKLDHFNVLTTTPELNTIIFRFEPKGVAGKELNELNRSIQQQLFEKGMAAIAKTKVGEDIYLKFTLLNPRTEIPDIKAILNDIEVLGFNEIKSRRVTQ; encoded by the coding sequence GTGCATTCTTTACAAGAAGTGAGAAGTGATAACACAAGCTATAAAACGTTTGATGACTTGTTTTTTCATCAAGGAGCAAAAGGATTAAAAGCCTATGAAGAGGTGGTACAGCACGTATCCGCAAAACTGACTGATGTTTTTTCAGGGTTTGACCACCCTTATATGGGCGGAAAACCTGATAACGTTCAACAAGCAATAAGCAAGATCACCATGTCAACGAGGCAGGGAGAGACGATTAGCAATTTATTAGAAACCATTGATGCCCCTTTTTTAAAAAACAATCTCCATATATCTCACGAAAAAAGTGTGGCTCATTTGCATTGTCCTCCCTTATTATCAGGAATCGCGGCAGAGATGATCATCAGTTCACTCAATCAATCCATGGATTCATGGGATCAAAGTACTGCAGCTACTTATGTGGAACGAGAGATGATTGCGTGGTTAACTCAGCGTTTTGGGCTTGCTGAAACATCTGATGGCATCTTTTCAAGTGGTGGCAGTCAATCCAATTATATGGGACTTCTTTTAGCTAGAGATTCTTTTTGTGAGAAGCACTGGGGCTGTCGGGTACAACAAGAAGGATTACCTGCAGCGTTCAAAAAGATGAAAATTCTATGTTCAGAAGATGCCCACTTTACGGTTCAGAAGTCAGCATCACAACTTGGATTGGGAGCTGAATCTGTTATAACCATAAAGACAGATCATAATCATAGAGTTAGTATTTATGATTTGCAGGAAAAGCTGGAGACATTGCGAAAGGAAGGCGCTTTGCCTTTTGCTTTAGTAGGAACTTGCGGTACAACGGATTTCGGCAGTATCGATCCACTGGAAAAACTGGCGGAGATAGCTGACGCAAATGGATTATGGTTCCATGCAGATGCTGCTTTTGGCGGTGCATTAATTCTAAGCCGGACACATGCTCATAAATTAAATGGCATTCAATTTGCTGATTCGATTACTGTAGATTTTCATAAGTTGTTTTATCAGCCGATCAGTTGTGGTGCTTTTCTCGTTAATGATGGTCGTTCATTTAAACATACGAATTATCATGCTGACTACTTAAACCCCGAAGCAGATGAAGAAGAAGGAATCGTCAATCTGGTTAACAAGTCCGTTGTAACGACAAGAAGATTCGATGCTTTCAAACTTTTTGTTTCACTTAGAACAGTGGGAACAGACCGTTTTTGTGACATGATCGACCATACTTTCGTTGTAGCCAATCAATCAGCACAACTAATAGAGAAGTTAGATCATTTTAATGTGTTAACAACAACTCCAGAACTAAATACGATTATTTTTCGCTTTGAACCAAAGGGGGTCGCGGGGAAGGAACTAAATGAGCTCAATCGGTCTATCCAGCAGCAGTTATTTGAAAAAGGAATGGCTGCTATTGCAAAAACTAAGGTTGGAGAGGATATCTATTTAAAGTTTACGTTATTAAATCCGAGAACGGAGATCCCGGATATCAAAGCAATTTTAAATGACATAGAGGTGTTGGGATTTAATGAGATCAAATCAAGGAGGGTAACTCAATGA